From a region of the Tateyamaria omphalii genome:
- a CDS encoding glyoxalase superfamily protein: MDIPLPSRSALKAQAKRLRQTVNATGTPLTHAQALEAVARQWGARDWNTLSARAQDAPQHGYFPGQRVSGRYLGHRFGGIVKSARLMPGGRHALTLRFDDTIDVVRSHQFSAWRKQVNCVVNGAGRSIRATSDGQPHVVIHDAWSRE, translated from the coding sequence ATGGATATTCCCTTACCCTCACGATCTGCGCTCAAGGCGCAGGCGAAACGATTGCGACAGACGGTCAATGCGACCGGCACGCCATTGACCCACGCACAAGCCCTCGAGGCTGTTGCCCGTCAATGGGGCGCGCGCGATTGGAACACGCTCAGCGCACGAGCGCAGGACGCGCCGCAGCACGGTTATTTTCCGGGCCAGCGCGTGAGTGGCCGGTATCTCGGGCATCGCTTCGGCGGGATCGTCAAATCGGCACGCCTCATGCCCGGCGGACGCCACGCTTTGACCCTACGCTTTGATGACACCATTGACGTTGTGCGATCGCATCAATTTTCGGCCTGGCGGAAACAGGTGAACTGCGTTGTGAACGGCGCGGGGCGTTCCATTCGCGCGACATCCGATGGGCAACCCCATGTCGTGATCCACGACGCCTGGTCACGGGAATGA
- a CDS encoding DUF3445 domain-containing protein — MSRSFPYVSLPWKLRGELPVSDRDLAFFSARDVAMCVSQRAMAAILHTHLPEDMRMSRALPGIRPETGPWLRVDEAYAEQMARREELLAAHPADVLYLDPDARPAADELLATVLAELPGIGFDLSESCVRRPDERVVHIDPSAPMATLGRLCQNDFVLMQQRGDEHVLTGAVLCFPASWRLREKAGRPLTDIHVPVDDYTEDLARRVQRLFDGIGVGRPLWRFNQLWYEDPELFQPRSQYEPRRVGAGLQDRPYYRTERQTLLRLPQSRAVVFVIHTYVLARADVPLLD, encoded by the coding sequence ATGAGCCGCTCCTTCCCTTACGTCAGCCTGCCGTGGAAACTGCGCGGCGAATTGCCAGTTTCCGACAGGGATTTGGCGTTTTTTTCCGCTAGAGACGTCGCAATGTGCGTGTCACAACGGGCCATGGCTGCGATTTTGCACACACATTTGCCCGAAGACATGCGCATGTCGCGCGCACTGCCCGGCATACGGCCTGAAACTGGACCGTGGTTGCGGGTGGATGAAGCCTATGCCGAGCAGATGGCCCGGCGCGAGGAGTTGCTGGCGGCGCATCCGGCTGACGTTCTGTACCTTGACCCTGATGCGCGTCCGGCGGCGGATGAGCTTTTGGCCACTGTGCTCGCGGAGTTGCCTGGGATTGGTTTTGATCTGAGTGAGAGTTGCGTCCGACGCCCGGACGAACGCGTTGTGCACATTGACCCGTCCGCGCCGATGGCGACCCTTGGGCGCTTGTGCCAGAACGATTTCGTGTTGATGCAACAGCGCGGAGACGAACATGTGCTGACCGGCGCCGTGCTGTGCTTTCCGGCCTCGTGGCGGTTGCGTGAAAAGGCGGGGCGCCCGTTGACCGACATCCATGTTCCTGTTGATGACTACACAGAGGATCTGGCGCGCCGTGTTCAGCGCTTGTTTGACGGGATAGGGGTTGGGCGACCGCTGTGGCGGTTCAACCAGCTTTGGTACGAAGACCCCGAACTTTTTCAGCCACGCTCTCAATACGAACCAAGACGCGTGGGTGCCGGGTTGCAGGATAGGCCATATTACCGGACCGAACGGCAAACCCTGTTGCGGCTGCCGCAAAGCCGGGCCGTGGTCTTTGTCATCCACACTTATGTGTTGGCGCGTGCTGACGTGCCGCTCTTGGATTAG